In Ammoniphilus sp. CFH 90114, the DNA window GCTCTCCTAAATGATCAACTAAGTGCATTTCTTGCTGTTCCATTTTCCCCCTCCAATATATAAAAAGGACGTAAACGGGTGTAATCCCGTCTACATCCCCGTGTATTAAACAGCAGGCTTATCTTGTTTTTTTTCAACAGCTACAAGCTCTGGCTTTTGTTCTTCCTTCTTTTCTTCTTCCTTTTCGTCACCTGACACTAACCCTTTCGTTGCACTCTTGAACTCCGTCAAGGTGCGTCCGAATGCTCGTCCGATTTCTGGAAGCTTAGAAGGTCCAAAGATAATAAGCGCAATGACTAAAATAAGGATCAACCCTGGTATTCCAATGTTAGAGAACATAGTTTCATCAACTCCTAGAATTTAAAGCCTTTGATTGCTACTACACCTGGTCTTGGAATCGAGTCTCCAGAACGATGTGGCCAAGTACCACTCGGATGCTGAACAGAAAGGAATAAAGTTTTTTCATCCGGAGTAAACCAAGGTCCTGTTAACTCAGATCCGGATGGACCAGAAGCAAAACGGAATGCTTCTCCTGCATTAGGTCCAAATGTCGGGATGACGAACATGGAGTTGTTTCCAAAATCCTTCATAATATTTGAATTTTGGTTAGGACTATAATCCGTCACTGTCCAAAGATTGCCATTGCTATCGAAACTTAAGTTATCAGGTGCGCTAAATCCACTTTGTCTTCCGCCAGCAGCAAAAATCTCATAAGTGAAATCTACGGAACCTAAGTCGTTATCTTTCTCGATAAAACGAGTGATGTGACCATGGATATTACCATGATGAGAATTATTCGTATGGGCTACGAAAATGGAATTGTCAAACGGGCTAATTTCTACATCCTCAGGACGGTCAGTTGGAGATGCACCTAAAATAATGGCAGCAACGTGAGTGTTAACTAACACATCGGCTTGAGTCTGGAACATGGCACGAAGATCATCCACTGTTGCATCAGAGTATGCACGGATAGCTGTAGGCACTTTGAAATCGGATTTGTCTACCGCTGCTCTTACAGCTGCAATCGTTAGCTCTACCCACTTCCCAGATCCAAGGTTAGCAGCGTAAAGCTTTCCGTCTTCTAGTAAAGCGGAGTTTGCTTTTCCTTTAGAAGGTTCATATTTACCATTCGATATGAATTTGTAAACACATGCACCTCTCTTATCATCACCCATATAAACAGCGATACGACCGTCTTTCGTTAATCCCATAGCCGTATTTTCGTGGTTGAAACGTCCAAGTGATGTGTGTTTGCGAGGAGTAAAATTCTTATCTACACCAGCATCAGTTACGTCAAAAGGATCTACTTCAATTACCCAGCCGTAATGTGTTGAATTACGATTAGCCAGCCCAGCTTGCTTCTCAAAATTCTCTTCACAGGATAAAACCGTATTCCAAAGCGTCATACCTCCGGAGCAATTCGCCCAAGTACCTTCAACTGTTGTCGCTCCCCCTACAGCGGAAGAAGCTGCAGCTGGTCCCGTCAATTTAAATGGAGTTAGCCCATTGTGACGACGAGCATACGTGGATGTTGTATCCATCTTCCAAGAACCGTTAGCATCCTTGTAAACTTCGATAATGGCGCCACCCTGATGATAGAGTTGCTTTGTTAATAGACTTGATCCTTGCATAGAAGCAGGCATTGCACTATCGATTAATAATTTATCATCACTTATATACTCACAATTCGTCCACAACAAACCTCTATCACTGGATCCATTCATTGGGAAGAACACATTCAAATCTGCACCCATACCAAAAGTGTCCCCTGCAGGATTAATTACATCACCATAAACCGCAATTACATCATGAGTGAACCCTTCAGGCAATTTAAGATCGTTGGACCAATCGATATCAATTGGCTTGAAGAAACCGTGAGGCTTTTTTGTCTTCTTTACCTTGTCAAACCCAAAAAGGTGATCTGCAGAATTAGCAGCTTCAGCAGTTGGTGCTAGAGTTCCTAATCCGGCGGATGCAGCAGCTAGAGCAGCAGCTCCTGTTCCAAGATACCCCAAAAACTTACGACGATTCATGTTTTCCATTGTTTCCTCTCCCTCGTTATGTAAAATTTAGTTTGATAGCTTGTCCTAAGTACAAAACCTATATTACCGAAAGAATATCAATTTACTATGTGGATCATGTTAACGTTTTGTTGAGAATGTTAAGAAAATGTCAAGGTTGGATTTGAAACTTTTACATTCACTTTCTTTTGCACAAAAAAAGCTGTATGCAGTCTTAGGCTGCATACAGCTTCTATTTATCCTTGCTTAGTTAAATAAACTTGATGAGGGTAGGGAATTTCGATTCCATTATCATCAAGTGCCTTCTTTAATGCTTTCCTTAACTCTCTTTCTACAGCCCACTGTTGCATATTTTCAGTCTTTGCAATGACCCTAAGAACCACATCTGAGCTGCCAAATGCCTGGACCCCAAGTACGTTGGGCCCTTCCTTAATCTCGGGCATCCTGTCGCGAACTTGATCACAAGCGGCCTGAAGAACGCTTATCGCGGTATCGATGTCATCCTCATAGGAAATGCTCATATCTACCAACGCTCTCATATTGCCCCTAGAATGATTGGTGAGCGATCCAATTTCACGGTTAGGGATGTAATGAAGAGAGCCGTCAAAAGAACGAACCTTCGTTACTCGAATTCCTACTTCCTCCACAATTCCAGAGTAGCCGCCCATGGTAACATAGTCCCCTACTTCAATCTGATTCTCTAGAAGAATAAAGAAGCCTGTAACGACATCACTTACAAGTCCTTGAGCGCCAAAACCTACAGCTAATCCAATAATCCCAGCACCAGCCAGAATACTAGCGGTCGGTATGCCAAACAATCCAAGGATCATAATCGCAGCAATAAAAAATACAACATAACCTACTAAACTATTAATCGTTTTACTTAAGGTCTTCACTTTTCTTTCACTATATTGATACTTATTTCCTAAACTATCAAATAACTGGGTACTAATTTTATTCGCCACTTTCCATCCTACTAATGCAAGGACAACAACGAGCAAGGCCTTTCCTATTGTTTCAATTAAGGAAAGATACAAGCCCAAGGAAAGCCATTCTTCCCACTGGAAATTCATACTTACGCCTCCTTTTCATTGTTAGTTCTATAGTTTAACAAATATACTCAGGAGGCTCAAAGAATTATGTGTTTTTTATGTTTTATTCCTGTTCGATTAAGTACTGTTCATGTACAGAGAAATGAGCGTCGTCCAAAATTTTTGCAAGGTGTTCTAATGGAGTTGTAGCTACTTCCCTATACATCCTCCGGGTATAGAGATGTTTAGCATTAGGAAGCTCCCTTTTCAACTGCTGTCTGAGTTTATTCCCTGCTCCATCTGCATCCACTAAAACATAAACATCCTCATCTTGTAAGGGTAAAATCATTTCTTCTATTTTATCGTCACTTAACGTGCCAAAGGTACATACAATCTCCACAGATTCATTGAGGATTTGAAGAAGCTTTTCCTTATCTGTTTTGCCTTCCACAATGATAATCTTTGGTTGATCCATTTATTCCTTTTCCTTTCCCACCGGATTGTCGGCATACGAGCACCAATCGCTCCAGCTTCCTGGATAGAGTTTTACATTTTCATATCCTGCTTCTTTAAGACCAAGAATATTCGGACATGCTGTAACGCCAGATCCACAATAAACAATGATCTCTTTAGCTCGATCTATACTCTTAAATTGCTGTGCTAATTCTTCAGCCTCTTTCCAAGTTCCTTTCTCACCCAAGACACCCTTCCAAAAGTAATTCTGCGCTCCGGGTATATGGCCAGCAACCGGATCTATCTGCTCTTCTATTCCCTTGTATCTACGCTCTTCACGAGAATCAATTAAGACTACTTCGTCTAGGCCCTTTTTCTCTTTAACCAGACTCATATCTACTACTAAGTCCTGACGGACGCTAGCTTTAAACGGAGCATAGTCAAAAGACGGGATGTCTATCGTAGTGGGATAGTCCTTTTCCTTCCAAGCTGTATATCCCTCACTTAGTACATACACATTTTCGTGCCCTAGATAATGTAATAGCCACCAGAAACGAGAAGCCATGGCCCCACCCTGATCATCGTAAGCCACCACGGTCGTTTGATTGCCTATTCCTGCTTGGCTGAGCTTTTCCACAAACTCCTCTATTGGAGGCAAAGGATGTCTTCCTCCGTGACGTCCTTTCGTTCCTGACATATCTTGCTCCAAGTCAAAATAGACAGCTCCTTGAATATGTCCCTCTTCATAGGCTTGTTTTCCTGCACCAGGGTTGCCCAAAATAAATCGGCAATCTACAATTCTTACTTGAGAATTATCCAATCTCTCCTTCAACCACTCACTTGTAACTAGATATCTACTCATATTGGTCACATCCTTCGTTTCCTTTATAGGGAGGTGGGTGAAGCATAAGCGGAGGAATTCCTGTTATTTTAAGATATGCATTAAAATGGACCGAAATAGGAGGAATTTTTTCCGCTACTTGGCCTAAAACTCTCCTTATGAGCATTTTTTTCGCAAATAGGAGGAATTTTTCCCGTTATTCCCCCTAAAATAAAGCCAACTTCAAGAATAACCGGAAATTCTCCTGTTATGGATCCCACCATCTCCGTTAGCCAACAAATATTGGCAGTTTCTTCTATTTTATCTTCTCACCAATGGAAAGTATAGGTGTCTGTGTAAGTTGTCGATAAATATCGAATCTTTTAACTTTCAATGAATTATCATTCATATTATAGTTTTATATAAAAGAAAGAGAATGGTATACCAGAGAGGAGCTCAAACCATGCCTGTTAGTTATACTAGAGAGGAAATCTACGAATCCTACAGCATAAGTGAGTTATATGCAAAGAGAAAAGACCTTATCGAAGCCTTAAATGTAAATAAGCTATCCGAATATGAAACGATTGAAGTCCACAATCTTATTAGTGTAATCAACCAACGTATTCAGCTTATGAATGAACTGCTTGGTGTATCTTAACGGGGAACTCTCCCCGTTTTTTTCTATTTTTCGAGTCATGTGGTATGATCAAAAGATAGGAATTTTAAGGTAACAGAAAGGAGATCTTTGTACATGAGCCTGGTCATTCGCCCTTATACGATGAACGACTTCGAAGGACTTCTAGACCTTCAAAGAGAAGCATTCCCCCCTCCATTTCCAGAGGATCTTTGGTGGAAGCCAGAACAAATTCAGGCCCATATTCGCAACTTCCCTAAGGGAGCAATGGTGGCCTTATTAGATGATAAAATTGTCGGGTCAGCCACCTCTCTATTAATACAATTTGATGGAAAGCCTCATACTTGGGTAGAAGTTTCAGATAACGGCTATATCGAAGGAAGTCATGATCCTGCTGGTGATAGTCTTTATGGGATTGATGTTTGTGTAAGGCCAAGCTATCGTGGAAACGGCATCGCAGCAGCCTTGTACCAAGCTCGCAAAGATCTCGTAGTTGAACTAGGGCTAAAGCGTTATTTAGCGGGATGTCGAATCCCTAACTTCCACCTTTATGCAAACCAGCTGACAAGTCAAGAATACGTTGAGCGGGTCGTACGTGGGGAGATTAAAGATCTTGTACTCACCTTCATGTTAAGACAGGGCCTGCATCCGATTCAGATTCTAGATGATTATTTAGACGACGAAGAATCGCTAAATAAAGCCGTCTTAGTGGAATGGAAGAATCCTAACATTTAAACAGGGGGTATCTATACGATGACAATCGGTCTTGTTCAATATGAACTTCAATCTTTGAATACACGGGAAGACTTCTGGAATCAAATCAACAATCATGTTAAGTCTGCACAAGAACAAGGGGTAAAGCTACTTGTTTTTCCGGAGTACGTTACGGGGAATTTACTTGCCCTATGCCCTGTCCTTACTCATGAGGAAGCCTGCCAATTCCTTCATGAACAGACAGAGGAATATGTTCAGACCTTCGCTAGTATCAGCCGTGAAACCGGTATGATCATCCAAGCAGGAACCCATATTGTTCAGGATAATGGTCAATTCTACAACACTGCTTTTCTGTTCTTTCCTGATGGGCGTCTGGAAACTCAGAGAAAGGTCCATCTCACCCCTGAAGAAAGAAGAGCATGGAAACTCTCCCCTGGTGAAGAGTTTAAAGTTTTTGATACCGAATTCGGACGAGTCGCCATCCTTATCTGCTATGATGTAGAATTCCCAGAGGCTGGTCGAATCGTTGCGGATAAAGGCGCTGAGATTATCCTATGTCCTTCTTACACGGACGCAGCAGCAGGCTTTCATCGCGTAAAGAACTGCAGCCAAGCGAGAGCGGTCGAGAATCAACTTTATGTTGCCATGTGCGGAATTATTGGGGAAGTTTCAGGCGTAGAGCAAATCGATCTAGGCTATAGCCAAGGCGGTTTATTTGCACCTTGTGATCGCCCGTTTCCACCAGATGGCATCCTAGCGGAAGGAAAAGTCAATGAGAGAGGCGTCGTAGTAGGACAAGCAGATTTAACCCTTCTTAAAGAGAACAGAGAACAAGGGAATGTGGCTCCTTATTGGGATCGTAGACCAGAAGTTTATAATAAAGCATAAAGTAATGTGTAAAAGAAGCTCTTGCGTGGATATCACGTAAGAGCTTTTTGTTTGTAGATCAGCCTAATTTTCTTGTATTTTCATGAAACGTTAACAACTTGTAAAAGTAAAGTAAATTATACGTTAACTATCCATGAATAATTGTAAATAGTTTGTAAATTCTTTTCCATCTTATTGTATCGCCTATTTCCGTTATTGTACACTCAGCTTGTAATTGGGACAACTCTACCTTATTCAGGTAGTGCCTATTTACTATCTTAGTAGTTAATAACCTACTTTTATAGAGTCATAAAGGATATTAACAAATGGAGTATTACTCCAATCAATTCAAAAAAGGAGAGGAGAACCATCGTGGAAAAGAAAAAAGCATTTCGTGAATTATCTTCTTTTATGGTCCCCGTCATGATTTCTTCATCTGTGATGATGCCTGCAACTGCTGAGAATGGTGATGTCGTCGAGTCAACGAACAGCCTGGATAATACAAAGCAAACAGCAGAAGGCCATTCATTGACACCACAATTTAAGTTTAGTGAATTGCGAGGAACACCGGTATCCGACCATGAAGTAAAACTGGAATGGAATACGGTAACAGGAGCTACATATTATAACATCCAACGCTCTACCCTTACGGAGCAAACCTTCAAGCCAATTTCTGTAACAGAGGAAACCTATTTGGTAGACAGCGGCTTGGAATTTATGACTCAGTACAACTATAAGCTAACAACCGAGAATTCTGTTGGAGAATCTGTCTATTCTGAGGTCTACAGCTTCATTCCTGGTGATCGCGTCATTCAATTTGATGACGAGCATTTAGATAAGGCCCTACGTACCCTTGCAAATAAGCCAGATGGAGACTTAATGTGGAGTGATGTCTATTTTTTAGCCATGCTGCCTCTGCAAAACTCCGAAGTTAGAAGCTTAAATGGTATCGACAAGCTAGCAAACCTCTCCTCCTTATATTTAGCCGATACCGCGGTTACCCATGATGTCTATCAAATCGCGACCTTAACCCAGCTAGAAGATCTAGACCTTTCCGGAACTAGATTATCCACTTTGGACTCCCTAACCCATTTAGGACAGCTGAAGACGCTTCATGCTCATAGGAATCAAGTTCAAAGCGTAGGTGCATTAAGTCATTTAACTGAGCTATCAGAGCTTGCTTTGCAAGAAAACGAGATTGGCTCGATTGATGCCATAGGACACCTTGTGAAATTACAATCTCTTTATTTAGCTAACAACCAGATTTCTGATATTAGCTCTCTTTCCTCGTTATCCGCTCTAACTAGGTTAGGACTTTCAGGAAACTCGATTAAAGATATTGATGTTTTGTCCAACCTGAAAGAATTGCGTCAAGTAGACCTGTCCAACAACAAAATCACCAACATTGATGCACTGCTTTCCTTAGATGGCTTAGAATGGGTCTCTCTTGCAGGCAATCCATTATTGCCTTCTGCCTTCCATACGATTAAAGCCCTTCAAGACAAGGGTGTTATGGTTCAGTATGATATTCCTTCACCAGGAGCGTTTCCTGGAGATCGATTAATTGAATTTGAAGATAAGAACCTAGAAAAGATCGTTTATAGTCTGCTGCAAAAAGAAGAAGGCGAGGGGATCTGGTGGAGTGATGTCTATTTTATGGGCTCTTTACCAGCATCTAAGGCCAATATTACAAGCTTTGAAGATTTAAAATGGTTCAACAGTTTATCTGGGTTGTACTTCGCTGATAATACGGTGACGAATGCTGTTTATCTAAGTGAAATGAACAACCTGCTTGACTTAGATCTATCCGGCAACGATTTGGATCGAATGGATTTGCTTTCTAAACTAACTGCTTTGCAAACTTTATACTTGGATCACAATAATCTATCTGATTTAGATCCAATAAGCAATATGACTGAACTCACAGAACTAAGTATCGTAGACAATCAATTCAGCGAACTGGCCTCTTTAGGCGGCTTAACGAAGTTAAGAACTTTAAAACTAGATCAGAATCAAATAGACAACTTAACCCCACTAGCCAACCTTAGCAATCTTGTTGAACTTCGATTATCTCAGAACCAAATCGAAAGCATAGAAAGCTTAAGAAATCTTCAACAAGTTCGTAAGTTGGACCTATCAAACAACAAGATTAAAGACCTTAGTCCATTGCTCAATATGAGTAACCTATCTTGGGTTTCGATTGCTGGCAACCCTATGAGCGACTCCGCTGCCGAAGTGATCCGTGAACTCATGAAAAAGGGCGTATTTGTTCAATATGATATTACTAGTCCGTTCCTTTATGATTTCCTGGAGAATGATCGCATTATTGAGTTCGCTGATAAGAAGTTGGAAA includes these proteins:
- a CDS encoding twin-arginine translocase TatA/TatE family subunit, whose product is MFSNIGIPGLILILVIALIIFGPSKLPEIGRAFGRTLTEFKSATKGLVSGDEKEEEKKEEQKPELVAVEKKQDKPAV
- a CDS encoding PhoX family phosphatase yields the protein MENMNRRKFLGYLGTGAAALAAASAGLGTLAPTAEAANSADHLFGFDKVKKTKKPHGFFKPIDIDWSNDLKLPEGFTHDVIAVYGDVINPAGDTFGMGADLNVFFPMNGSSDRGLLWTNCEYISDDKLLIDSAMPASMQGSSLLTKQLYHQGGAIIEVYKDANGSWKMDTTSTYARRHNGLTPFKLTGPAAASSAVGGATTVEGTWANCSGGMTLWNTVLSCEENFEKQAGLANRNSTHYGWVIEVDPFDVTDAGVDKNFTPRKHTSLGRFNHENTAMGLTKDGRIAVYMGDDKRGACVYKFISNGKYEPSKGKANSALLEDGKLYAANLGSGKWVELTIAAVRAAVDKSDFKVPTAIRAYSDATVDDLRAMFQTQADVLVNTHVAAIILGASPTDRPEDVEISPFDNSIFVAHTNNSHHGNIHGHITRFIEKDNDLGSVDFTYEIFAAGGRQSGFSAPDNLSFDSNGNLWTVTDYSPNQNSNIMKDFGNNSMFVIPTFGPNAGEAFRFASGPSGSELTGPWFTPDEKTLFLSVQHPSGTWPHRSGDSIPRPGVVAIKGFKF
- a CDS encoding mechanosensitive ion channel family protein, yielding MNFQWEEWLSLGLYLSLIETIGKALLVVVLALVGWKVANKISTQLFDSLGNKYQYSERKVKTLSKTINSLVGYVVFFIAAIMILGLFGIPTASILAGAGIIGLAVGFGAQGLVSDVVTGFFILLENQIEVGDYVTMGGYSGIVEEVGIRVTKVRSFDGSLHYIPNREIGSLTNHSRGNMRALVDMSISYEDDIDTAISVLQAACDQVRDRMPEIKEGPNVLGVQAFGSSDVVLRVIAKTENMQQWAVERELRKALKKALDDNGIEIPYPHQVYLTKQG
- a CDS encoding toprim domain-containing protein, translating into MDQPKIIIVEGKTDKEKLLQILNESVEIVCTFGTLSDDKIEEMILPLQDEDVYVLVDADGAGNKLRQQLKRELPNAKHLYTRRMYREVATTPLEHLAKILDDAHFSVHEQYLIEQE
- a CDS encoding sulfurtransferase, producing MSRYLVTSEWLKERLDNSQVRIVDCRFILGNPGAGKQAYEEGHIQGAVYFDLEQDMSGTKGRHGGRHPLPPIEEFVEKLSQAGIGNQTTVVAYDDQGGAMASRFWWLLHYLGHENVYVLSEGYTAWKEKDYPTTIDIPSFDYAPFKASVRQDLVVDMSLVKEKKGLDEVVLIDSREERRYKGIEEQIDPVAGHIPGAQNYFWKGVLGEKGTWKEAEELAQQFKSIDRAKEIIVYCGSGVTACPNILGLKEAGYENVKLYPGSWSDWCSYADNPVGKEKE
- a CDS encoding GNAT family N-acetyltransferase produces the protein MSLVIRPYTMNDFEGLLDLQREAFPPPFPEDLWWKPEQIQAHIRNFPKGAMVALLDDKIVGSATSLLIQFDGKPHTWVEVSDNGYIEGSHDPAGDSLYGIDVCVRPSYRGNGIAAALYQARKDLVVELGLKRYLAGCRIPNFHLYANQLTSQEYVERVVRGEIKDLVLTFMLRQGLHPIQILDDYLDDEESLNKAVLVEWKNPNI
- a CDS encoding carbon-nitrogen hydrolase family protein, with protein sequence MTIGLVQYELQSLNTREDFWNQINNHVKSAQEQGVKLLVFPEYVTGNLLALCPVLTHEEACQFLHEQTEEYVQTFASISRETGMIIQAGTHIVQDNGQFYNTAFLFFPDGRLETQRKVHLTPEERRAWKLSPGEEFKVFDTEFGRVAILICYDVEFPEAGRIVADKGAEIILCPSYTDAAAGFHRVKNCSQARAVENQLYVAMCGIIGEVSGVEQIDLGYSQGGLFAPCDRPFPPDGILAEGKVNERGVVVGQADLTLLKENREQGNVAPYWDRRPEVYNKA